The Synechococcus sp. RS9916 DNA segment ACAAGTCATGGGTGAGGTAACTGGCTCCCCAGTTCACTGCCGTACTCACAGTGCTCATGAAGGCCGCCACCAGCGACACCACCACCAGGCCCAGCACCACCGGCGGCAGATAGTTCACGGCCAGGGTGGGATAACTGAGTTCCCAATCACCCTGGGCCGGTAGCAACACCAAAGCCGCAAGAGCCACCAAGACCCACAGCCAGCTGCGCAAGAGGTAGTTGACACCCAAAAACACCCAGCCAGCCAGCTGAGCTTGCCGCTCATCCCGCGTGGCCAGCATGCGCTGAATGAACTCACCACCCCCGTCGCTGCGGCGAAAGCTCCACCACTGCACGCTGAGGTAAGCCAGGAATGTGGCAGCACTGATCCCAGCTCCGCCGATCCACTCGAAACCACTGTCATTCCAGTGCCAAGGCACCAGAGCCAAGAGCTCCGGCCGGCCCAGATCCTCAAGCTGATTGAGCATGGCGTTCATGCCACCGGCGGCATGAACGGCAGCCCAGGCCACTGCAATTGCCCCCAGCAGCGCCAGTACCAACTGCACAAAATCGGTGACCACAACCGCCCAGAGGCCACCCGCCACGGTGTAGATCAACACGAGCAAAGCCACCACTGCCAACAGAGCCACCGTGTCGGGCAAGCCAGCCAACGAGGCCATGGGCTGATTCGACACGATGCCCAGGGCTTCCACCACCTTGCGCATGGCCAGAAAGGCATAACCAATGCCAATGCAGTTCACCGGCAGGGCCAGCAAAAAGGCCTTGATCCCCCGCAGCCAGGCCGCCGGTGCACCGCCGTAGCGCAGTTCCGTGAAGGCCGCGTCGGTCATCACGCCACTGCGACGCCAGAGGGGTGCAAACACCACCGCCATCGCCACGTGGGCAAGGCCAAAACTCCACCATTCCCAGTTACCGGCAAGACCGCGGGTCCCCACCAGCCCGGCCACGTACAACGGCGTATCGATCGAGAAGGTGGTGGCCGCCATCGAGGCACCGGCCAGCCATCCGCTGAGGCTGCGCCCGGCGACGAAGTAATCGTCTTCGCTGCGGTTCCGACGTGCCAACCACAACCCCAACACCAGCGTGCCGGCCATGTAGAGCACAAGAATCAGCCAATCAACGCCGGTCATGGCCCATCGCAGATGGGCGCAGTCTCCCTTAGTTCAACCGTTATGGCTTGTTTTGTCGCCTCAATTGACCGCAGGCGGCGTTCTGGTCGAGGCCGCGACTGGCACGCAGGCTGACCGCGACGCCACGCCGTTCCAGAACCCGACGGAAACCAGCAATGCGCTCCGCGGATGGGCGCTGGAATTCCTCTTCTTCAATCGGGTTGTAGGCAATCAAATTCACATGACTCTGGAAGCCGCCAACCCGATCGGCCAGCTCTTCGGCATGGGCGGGATGGTCATTGAGTCCACCCAGAAGGATGTATTCGAAACTGACCCGCCGCCCCGTGATGGCGAGATAGTGGCGGCAGTCGTCGAGCAATGCCTCGAAGGGATAGGCATGCGCTGTGGGGATCAGTTCTTCGCGCAGCTGCTGATTGGGGGCATGCAGGCTGACCGCCAGGGTGAACTGGGCACGACCCAGGCGTTCCATCGCCAGTTCGGCCAGTTTGGGCAGGGTGCGCGGGACACCAACGGTGCTGACTGTGATCCGGCGCTGACCAATGCCGAGATCATCGTTGAAGCAGCGAATCGCCTCGAGCACAGCATCAATGTTGAGCAGCGGCTCACCCATGCCCATGAACACCACGTGGGACGGACGGCGATCCATCACTTCACGAATGCTGAGCACCTGGTCAACGATTTCGTGCGTCGCCAGCGAGCGCTGAAGCCCCCCTTTCCCGGTCGCGCAGAAGCGGCAGGCCATCGGGCAACCCACCTGGCTTGAAACACAGACCGTCAGGCGCTGATCCGTTGGGATGCCAACGGTTTCGATGGTCTCGGCATCCTCGGTGCCGAGCAACAGCTTGGTGGTGGCATCACTGGCGACCGACCGCAATTGCTCTTGCAGCCGTCCAACCACAACGCCCTGCTCTTGCAGGGCCGCGCGCCAAACCTTCGGCAACACGGTGATGCCATTGAGATCCCGAGCACCCTTGGCGTACAACCAGTCGTGGAGCTGACGCCCACGAAAGGATGACTGGCCCTGGGCAACGGCCCATTGCTCGAGATCGGCGGCGCTGCGCCCGAGCAGAGCAATGCTCACCAGGAGATCACACCGTGGCCAAGTTTGAACTCGAGCACCAACAGGGCAATGAACCCGAGCATGGCGACACGACCGTTCAGGCGCTCGGTGTGGGTGTGGAACCCATACCGAGGGAGCTTGCGCTTGGGAATCAAGGTGGGCTCAAGCATGGGCGGGACCCGGTAAACAACACAGTCTGGAGTGGCCGAAGCCACTCCCTTGAATCGTGAGCCGAGGCTCACTCATCGCTTAGCAGGCCTTCTTCCTGCAGCCCTTCCACAGCCTCGGCATCCAGCACCTGCTCTTCCTTCAACTCGTTGTCGGCGTCAGGGCGAGTAAAGGCAGCAAAGGTGCTCTTGTCTTCGATGCCATGACGGGAGCGGGTGGCTTCCAGATCGGCATCACTGGGATCATCGAGCACCGCGGCAGCCTGGGTGGCCTCAGCGGCCGGCATGTCAACGGTGTAGTCGGGGCGGAGGTTCTGCATCCGGCGATAACCGGCGGGATCCTCCGAAAGGATGTCGGGATGGGGACCCGCCTCAGCCCGCAGTTCCTCTTCGAAACCACTGAAACCGGTACCGGCAGGGATCAGGCGACCGATGATCACGTTCTCCTTGAGCCCGCGCAGCCAGTCGCTCTTGCCCTCGATGGCAGCTTCGGTGAGCACGCGGGTGGTCTCCTGGAAGGAGGCAGCAGAGATGAAGCTGTCGGTGTTGAGGGACGCCTTGGTGATACCCAGCAGCACCGGAGTGAACTCAGCGGGAGCTCCACCGGTGATCGACATCGCCTGGTTGGTGTCTTCCACCTGACGCAGCTCGATCAACTCTCCAGGCAGCAGGGTGGTGTCACCGGCGTCTTCGACCCGCACCTTGCTGGTCATCTGTCGCACGATCACCTCGATGTGCTTGTCGTCGATCGACACGCCCTGAGACTTGTAGACGTTCTGCACCTCATTCACCAAGCGGTGCTGCAGGTTGGCGATCGCCTCCTGGGCCGCATCCATCAGAGGCTTGCGGGAGCGGAGGTCTTCGAAGAAGCACTCGAGCAGCTCGTGGGGATTAATCGGACCATCAGTCAGCAGCTCACCGGCCCGGACTTGCTGACCATCGCTGACCATCACGTTCCGCCCCAGAAGAATCGGGTATTCACCGATGGCATCGTCGGCCTCAATCACAGTGACGACGGTGTTTTCGTCGTCCTCACCCTGCTTGATCTCAACAGTGCCGGGCTTTTTGCAAAGAATCGCAGATTCCCGGGGGCGACGGGCTTCCAGCAGTTCCTCAATACGGGGCAGACCCTGAACGATGTCACCGGTTTTCTGGCGTTCGAACACCAGCAACGCCAAGCCGTCACCGCGCTGAACGAGATCACCGTCACGCACGTGCAGAAGCGACTCGGGGGAGATCATGTAGGGACGACCAAGACGCATGGTGACTGAATTGCTGTCGACCTTTTCGATCTCACCGCAACAGCCGGCGGGCTGACCAGCACACAGCTCGTCACCATCAACAACCCGTTGACCAACGGTCACGCTGGGCGTGCCACTGGTGGAAATCGTGGTGGTGTCTTCGTCACGCTCCACGATCAGACGGCGCACGGGTTCGTCGTCGAGCTCCTCAGGCATCTGAGCGACGCCTTCCTGCTTGCAGAGAATCTGAGTGGTCGCCACCACATCGGCAGCCTTGATCGACTGACCGTCTTCCACCTGGAGTTCGGTGTGGGTGGAACCATGGCTGGAATCAGACATGGTGTCGCGACGCACCAGGATGCTCTCAAGAATCACCAGCTGCAGGCGCTCGATGGTCTTGGCGCGCTTGTCGGGGACGCGTTCCACATCCACCGTCATTTGAGGGGTGGTGTCGAAAGTCTCAAGGCTGAGCTGAGTCTTGAGCAGCTCGACACCTTCAACCGACTTCACCAGCTCGTTGTCTTTGAACGCCAGACGCTGGGTGGCCTTCAGACCCAGGTGGGGACCATTGGGCTGTTTGACATGGCCGAGTTCAGGAAGCTGGGCTTCGTTGGGGATGGTGTACTCCTCAACGGGACGCAGCAGAAGACCTTTGCCTTCAGGGGTTTCCACGGTCTGAACGAAGACCATGGCATCGCTCTTGATGCCTTTGGCAATCGCCTCACCAGGATTGACCATGACGCCGTCGCCTTCGAAGCGCTCGAGAGCTTTCTTCTCCGTGCAGAGATGGAAGCTGCCACTGCGCACGATGATCTCGCGCAGGATGTCGTTCTTCTGGGTGACGGTGACGATGCCGGCGGTCTGACTGAAGATGTCCTTGACGACCTCAGTGCCGGCTTCGATCCACTGGCCGTCCTCGATCATCAACAGGGAGATGTCCTTGTTGATCTCGTGGGTTTCCTGGGGGATCCAAAGCATGGTTCCGCCCTTGTTGACCTCGTAGCCGTTCTTGGCGGAACGGGCCTTCTTGATCGCCAGGCCGGTGGCAAAACGCACCAGACCACCGGTCTGGGTACGGAAGCGATCATCCGCCAGCTCAGCCACCACTTCACCAGAGCCGATCTTGCTGCCGGGGATGGTGTTGAGGCGGTAACGCGTGCCGTCCTTGGCCTCAAGGTTCCAGATTTCACCTGCGTGGGTGGACTCACCGAGCAATTTGAAATCCTTGAGGGTCATCGCCGTGGTGACGATCTGAACCTCGCGCGAATCGCCGAGTGAATCGCGCAGACGGACATCGCCGCCATACTCACTCGACTGGCTGGCTTCAGCCAGCACCTGACCCTCAGACACCGAGGCGCCCGGCTTCACCACAGGCTTAGCGTTGGGGGGCAGGTTGTAGACATCACCGGCCAGCACCCACATCCGACCCAGACGGGAGGCCTTGCGGGTGATATTGCCCTGACGGTCGGTGACCTCTCGGGGCTGGATGACCTGCTCATAGCGCACCTGACCGGCCAGATCGCAGATCACATCTTTAGTGGCCTTCTCAACGCTCTTCTTGACAGCGCCGGCGGAGATCTGGGCAACGGTCACGTCTGCGTCGATCTGCTGACCGTTGTCGACAAACAACAGAGATCCGTTGGTGATCTCGATCTTTTGAGCCTTGCCCTTTCCAGATGGCTTGATGGTGAGGGTGAAATCAACCTCAGCCTGCTCAGCGTTCACACCGTGGGGGGTGCGGTAGGGGCGCACGCGGGCTTTTGAACCGAACTCAACGGTGCCTTCAACCTTGGAGCGCACCACACCAGTTTCGGCTGTGGACACACCGCCGGTGTGGAAGGTCCGCATGGTGAGCTGCGTTCCAGGCTCACCGATCGACTGGGCCGCAATGATGCCGACGGCTTCACCCAGGTCGACCAGTTCGTTGTGGGCCAGAGCCCAGCCGTAGCACTTGCGGCAGACCGAACGGTTGGCTTCGCAGGTCAGCGGAGAGCGAACCATCACAGCAGGTACACCGGCCTTTTCAAAACGCTGCGACAAAGGGGGGTCGATTTCCGTGTTGCGTTCAGCCAGCACCTCGCCGTCACTGTTGACCACCTGATCAGCCGTGAGACGACCCACCAAACGGCTTCCGTACTTGCCGTCCTCGGCTTTCACCATGATCGAACGGGTGGTGCCGCAATCGTCTTCACGCACGATCACGTCCTGGGCCACGTCCACCAGACGGCGCGTCAGGTAGCCAGAGTCTGCGGTCCGCAGCGCGGTGTCCACCAGGCCCTTGCGAGCGCCGTAGGAGGAGATCACATATTCAGTGACCGTCAGACCCTCACGGAAATTGGTACGGATCGGAAGGTCAATAATTTCACCCTGGGGGTTGGCCATCAGGCCACGCATGCCCACCAGCTGACGCACCTGCGACATGTTTCCGCGGGCGCCGGAGTTGGCCATCATCCAGACCGAGTTCAGCGGGTCGTTCTGGTTGAAGTTCTTCTTGACCGCATCCACGAGACGCTCATTGGTCTCGGTCCAGGTGTCGATCACCTTGGTGTGACGCTCCACCTCGGTGATTTCACCGAGGCGATAGGACTCTTCCGTGGCGGTGATCAGCTCTTCCGCCTGCCCCAGCAGATCCTGCTTGGCTTCGGGCACCTTGAGGTCATCCACAGAGATGGAGACCGCGGCCTGAGTGGCGTATTTGAAGCCGAGATCCTTGAGTTGATCCGCCATCGACGACGTGGCCGCGGTGCCGTGATGCTTATAGGCCCAAGCCACCAGATTTTTGAGGCCCTTCTTGTCGACCACCCGGTTGCGGAACGGAGGTGGTGTTTTGGCTAACGCCTTGCTGGCGGCAGCAGCCTCAGCCGCTTTCGCGGCTTTGGACGCCTTGGAGCCCTTGGAGCCTTTGGAGGATTTACGGGATTTGGAAGGAGTGGAGGTCATGGCAGCGATCAGTCGGTCAATACGGGGTGGGGAAGGGAATCAATCAGGCGTCAGGTGGCTGCCACCGCATCGATGATCGTGTGATTCATCACCACGCGGCCCACTGTTGTGAGGATGTAGCGACTGATCAGGGCACCGTCTTCGTCAAAGCGATCACGGCGGTAGGTCCACTGCTCCATGCGAGTGCCGTCGCTGAGGGTCTCGGCCTTGATCGGCTCGTCACGATCGTCGTCGTCGTCCACTTCACCGTTGAAGCGCACCCAGACCCACTCGTGCAGACCGACGCGGTTGTCGGCGTGGGCATGAATCACATCCTCCAGTCCGGAGAAGGTGCGGCCACGATCACCGAACTCCACAGTTTTGGCGTCGGGCTGCAGTGCCGTCAGGTAATAGGCACCAAGCACCATGTCCTGAGACGGGGTGATGATCGGCTCGCCCGTGGCAGGCGAAAGAATGTTGTTGCTGGCCAGCATCAACATGCGGGCTTCGGTCTGGGCCTCGATCGCCAGCGGCACATGGACAGCCATCTGGTCACCGTCAAAGTCAGCGTTGAAGGCTGGGCAGACCAGAGGGTGCAGCTGAATGGCACGGCCATCAACCAGCTTGGGCTCGAAAGCCTGAATACCCAGGCGGTGCAGTGTCGGAGCACGGTTGAGCAGGATCGGGTGACCATCGATCACTTCCTGCAGCACCTGCATCACTTCATCATCGGCCCGCTGAATCAGCTTCTTGGCGGCCTTGATGTTGTTGACGATGTTCTGACGGATCAGGCGATGGATGACGAACGGCTGGAACAGCTCGATCGCCATCTCCTTGGGAAGACCGCACTGATGCATCTTCAGCTTCGGACCCACCACGATCACGGAACGACCGGAGTAGTCGACACGCTTACCGAGCAGGTTCTGACGGAAGCGGCCTTGCTTGCCCTCGATGATGTCGCTGAGCGACTTGAGCGGACGGTTGTTGGCACCGACGACGGTGCGGCCGCGACGACCGTTGTCGATCAGGGCATCGACGGCTTCCTGCAGCATCCGCTTCTCATTGCGGACGATGATTTCAGGAGCAAGAATTTCCTGCAGACGGGCCAACCGGTTATTCCGGTTGATCACACGGCGGTAGAGGTCGTTGAGGTCGGAGGTTGCGAAACGACCACCGTCGAGCTGCACCATCGGGCGCAGATCGGGCGGAATCACCGGGATCACATCCAGCACCATCCACTCGGGACGGGCATTGGTCGCGATGAAGTTATCGATCACGCGCAAGCGCTTGATCAACTTGGCGCGCTTCTGACCCTTACTGCCGGCAATCTCTTCGCGCAGCTGCTCAGCCACCTCTTCCAGATTGAGATCTTCAAGCAGTTGCTTGAGAGCCTCCGCACCGATGCCCACCACGGGCTCGTTCTCGATCTCGGAATCTTCGGCGTAGATCTCGTCTTCGATCTCCAGCCACTCGTCTTCGGTGAGCAGCTGCTTGTACTTCAGGTCTTTGTGATCACCGGGATCAAGAACCGTGTAGCAGTTGAAGTAGACGATCTGCTCCACATCCCGCAGGGGCATGTCGAGCAGGATGGCCACATAGCTGGGGATGCCCTTCAGGTACCAAACGTGGGACACCGGGGCTGCCAGCTTGATGAAGCCCATGCGGTGACGGCGCACCCGGCTCTCCGTGACCTCCACGCCGCAGCGCTCACAGACGATGCCGCGGTGGCGAACCCGCTTGTACTTACCGCAGTGGCATTCCCAGTCCTTGGAAGGACCAAAGATCTTTTCGCAGAACAGCCCGTCCATTTCGGGCTTGAGCGTGCGGTAGTTGATCGTCTCGGGCTTGGTGACCTCACCCACCACCTGGCCATTGGGGAGGGTGCGCTGACCCCACTCCATCACCCGATCGGGTGATGCAAGCGTGATCTTGACGTAGTCGAAGTGGTTTTCGGTGCGGAGGTTGCTGTTGGTCATTGACGGTTAGGGAAGGAAGAGAGGGTTATTCGGTTCGTTCGTTGATCCGTCAGTCCTCGTCGTAATCCGCGACGCCGAGGGATTCGTACGTGGGCCTGCTGGGCGTGCTCCGGCGGGGGTTCACGTCTTGCATCAGGTCCACTTCCTTTCCTTCATCAGTGAACACGGCGATGTCCAGACCCAGGGACTGGAGTTCGCGCATCAACACCTTGAAGGACTCGGGGGTGCCAGGCCGGGGGATCGGCTTGCCCTTGACGATGGCGTTGAGTGCTTCGTTGCGGCCCTGCATGTCGTCGGACTTGACCGTGAGCAGTTCCTGCAGGGTGTAAGCGGCGCCGTAGGCCTCGAGAGCCCACACTTCCATCTCACCCAGACGCTGACCACCCTGTTGGGCCTTACCGCCGAGGGGCTGTTGGGTCACCAGGGAGTAAGGACCAGTGGAACGGGCGTGAATCTTGTCGTCCACCAGGTGGACCAGCTTGAGGAAGTGGGAGTAGCCCACAGCCACGGGCTGATCGAAAGGCTCACCGGTCCGGCCATCGGTCAGCAACAACTTGCCGGGGGAGTCTGGGTTGTAGATCCAATCCTTGCCGGGCTGGCTAGCGGCTTCCTTGAGGAAAGCCTCCACGGTTTGCTGCGATTTCTCAGCGCCGTACATCTCATCGAAGGGCACGACCTTGACGCGGCAGTCGAGGTTGGACGCAGCCCAACCCATCAGCAGCTCGAAAACCTGTCCGACATTCATCCGGCTCGGCACACCGAGGGGATTGAGACAGATATCGACCGGAGTGCCGTCGGGCAGGTAGGGCATGTCCTCCCGGGGAAGGATGCGGCTGATGATGCCCTTGTTGCCGTGGCGGCCGGCCATCTTGTCGCCCACCTGAATCTTGCGGCGTTGCGCCACGTAGACGCGCACCACCATGTTGGCGCCCGGCGGCAGCTCATCACCCTGCTCACGGGTGTAGATGCGCACATCCACAACCCGTCCGCGCTCAGTGCTGGGAACGCGCAGCGAGTTGTCGCGCACATCGCGAGCTTTCTCACCGAAAATCGCGCGCAGCAGCTTCTCTTCGGGGGGCTGATCGGATTCGCCCTTCGGGGTCACCTTGCCCACAAGGATGTCACCGCTTTCCACGAAAGCACCGATGCGGATGATGCCCATCTCATCGAGGTTCCCGAGGCTTTCCTCAGCAACGTTGGGGATCTCGCGGGTGATTTCTTCAGGGCCGAGCTTGGTCTGACGGGCTTCGATCTCGTACTTCTCGATGTGCACCGAGGTGTACAGGTCGTCGTTGACCAGGCGCTCGCTCACGAGGATGGCGTCCTCGTAGTTGTAACCCTCCCAAGGCATATAGGCGATCAGCACGTTCTGACCGAGAGCGATTTCACCGCCCTCGCAGGCAGAACCATCGGCCAGCACCTGGCCGACAATCACCGGATCGCCCTGACGCACGATCGGACGCTGGTTCAGGCAGGTGTCCTGGTTAGAACGCTGATACTTCTGCAGGAAGTGGGTGTGATCCACGCCCTCTTCGTCCCGCACCACGATTGCCGTGGCATCCACGAACGTGACGGTGCCATTGACCCGGGAGATGGGCACCATGCCGGAGTCACGAGCCACCTGAGTCTCCAGACCGGTGCCCACCAGGGGACGCTCGGGACGCAGCAGAGGAACGGCCTGACGCTGCATGTTCGAACCCATCAGGGCACGGTTGGCGTCGTCGTGCTCGAGGAAAGGAATCAGCGACGTGGCGACAGAGATCACCTGGACCGGCGAAAGCTGCACGTAGTCGACCTGCTCCGGGGGCACCTTCTCGAAGTCCTGGCGGTAACGCACAGGAATGAGGTCCGCGAGGATCCGGCCATCGGCATCGGTTGCCACGTCACCGGGGGCAACACGGCACTCGTCTTCCAGGTCAGCAGACAAATAGAGGGGGTCGCCTTGCTTGAGCACCACACCGTTCTCCACCTTCCAGAAGGGGGTCTCGATGAAGCCGTACTCATTCACCCGAGCGTGGGTGGCCAGGGAGTTGATCAGACCTGCGTTAGGGCCTTCGGGCGTCTCGATCGGGCAGAGACGACCGTAGTGAGAAGGGTGAATGTCGCGCACGGCGAAGCCGGCACGCTCCCTGGTCAGGCCTCCGGGGCCAAGAGCGGAGATCCGGCGCTTGTGGGTGAGCTCGGCCAGAGGGTTGGTCTGATCCATGAACTGGCTCAGCTGGCTGGAGCCGAAGAACTCCTTGATGGCCGCCACCAAGGGCTTGGGGTTCACCAGCTGGGCAGGCGTGAGGGAGTCGGTTTCACCGACGGTCATGCGCTCTTTGATGATCCGCTCAAGGCGGTTCAAGCCCACACGCACCTGGTTTTGCAGCAATTCGCCCACGGAGCGAACGCGGCGGTTCCCGAGGTGATCGATGTCATCGAGGCTGGCGCCACCGACATCCAGCTCGAGGTTGATGAGGTAATCCAACGTGGAGAGCACGTCCTCGTGGGTGAGGGTGCGCACCGAGTCAGGGATGGTGAGACGCAGCTTTTTATTGATCTTGTAGCGACCAACGCGACCGAGGTCGTAGCGCTTGGGATCAAAGAAGCGGGTCTGCAGCAGCTGCTGACCACCACTCACAGAGGGGGGCTCACCGGGACGCAGCTTCTTGTAGAGCTCCAGCAGAGCCTGATCTTCAGAGCTGATGCCCTCGTCGTTCGCGGCCTCGATCGACTTTTTGTAGTACTCCGGATGGCGGAGCTTGTCGATCACGTCGTTGTCCGATAGGCCCATGGCACGCATGAGCACGTGCGCATTGATCTTCCGGGTCTTATCGACCCGCACATGGAGAAGGTCGTTTTTATCGGTCTCGAATTTGAGCCAAGCACCCCGGTTGGGGATCACACTGGCGTTGTAGGTACGACGCCCGTTTTTGTCCATTTCATCCTTGAAATAGACGCCGGGGCTACGCACGATCTGGTTGACGATCACGCGCTCAGCACCGTTGATGATGAAGGTGCCGCGTTCGGTCATCAGGGGCAGTTCCCCGATGAACACTTCCTGCTCCTTAATTTCGCCCGTCTCTTTATTGACGAGACGGCAGGTCACATACATCTGAGACGCGAAGGTTGCGTCACGACGCTTCGCTTCTTCCACGTCGTGACGCGGACGCTTCAGCCGGTACTCGCTACCGACGAAATGCAGCTCAAGCTTGCCGGTGTAATCGGTAATCGGAGAGAAGCTCTCCAGCTCCTCGATCAGACCCTTGTCAAGAAACCACTTAAAGCTTGCCCGCTGCACCTCTACCAAATCGGGCAGGTAGGTGGCGGTCTTGGCGACCTGAATCGCGCTGCTGCTCATGCGGAGACCTGCAGATGAAAGTGGGGACAAAAGGCCTGAACGTCACGACGCAACGACCGCGAAACCAGCGAGGCCCAGCAGCGAAAGCCCTCCCCCTCGACGGAGAACGGCTGCCGCAGCTGGGCTTTCAGAGATCTCGGGACAGAACGGCAGACGTCGTCAATGCACCGGAAGGAAATGGACTCTTCTGGGAGCCGAGGCGCAGATCATGCACCTTGGCCAGGCCAATGAACCATCTTACACTTCAGGGTGTTGCATACCGACACCCCTGTCTTGACAGGCTGAAAGCAACAGCTCAGGGGAGAGCAAAAAGACGTCTTGCATTGGCCGTGCTGATCGAGGCGACGGACTCCAGGCTTTGATTGCGCAACTCCGCCACTCTCGCGGCCACAGCAGCCACATACGAGGGTTCATTGCGTTTGCCGCGCCGTGGCACTGGAGCGAGGAAAGGGCAATCGGTTTCCACCAGGAAGCGGTCGTCAGGCACCTGACGGGCGCAGTCATGGGTGTCGATCGCCTTGGGGAAGGTGACGGTGCCACTGAAGCTGATGTAAAACCCCAGCTCCAAGAAGGCATCCATTTCCTGCGGTGTCCCACCCCAACAATGCATCACCCCGGTCGGGCAGCGACCCTCGGCCGCACGGTCGCGCAGCTCCTTGAGCATCGGCTCTGCCGCGTCACGGCAATGGATGATCACCGGTTTCCCAAGCTCAACAGCCAGATCGAGCTGAGGACCGAGCACCGCCAGCTGCTCGTCGAGGTTCTTATCGCGGAACAAATCAAGGCCAAGTTCTCCAATGGCCACCACCCGGTCATCGGCGAGTGCTGCAGCACGCAGTTCATCAGCGGTGGTTGCAGTCCAATGCTCCGTATCCAGCGGGTGCACGCCCACTGAGTACCGCATCTCCGGGAAACGATCCGCCAAAGCCCGGATCGCTGGGATCTCGGCAGGCTCCACACAGGCATGCAGCAACGCGACCACACCGGCATCACGCCATCGAGCAGAAACCTCTTCGAGATCGTCCTCGAAGTTGCGAAAAACGATGTGACAGTGACTGTCAATCAGGGTGGGAACCGTCACAAGGACCTGAAACGCGCCTTCAGGTCCATTGTGCCGGTCACCAGCGAAAGAACGTTGAAGGTTCAGCCAGCAGCGGCAGGCTCAATTGCTTTCTTGACGGCAGCGCTCAAACGGGATTTCTGGTGCGCACCGTTGTTGCGATGCAACACACCCACCTTCACAGCCTTGTCGATCTTGCTGAAAGCAGCGTTCATGCTGGCCTGCACTGTTGCCTTGGCATCGTCACCAGGCTTGGCGGAATAGGCGTCGCAAGCGGTGAAGCAGCGCTTCATCAGGGTGCGCAGCGCAGACTTGTAAGTCCGGTTGTGGAGACGGTTGCGCTCTGCGATCTGAACGCGCTTCTTGGACGACTTGTTATTGGCCACTGAGCCTGGTACTGGATCGACAATCCATCACCATAACGCAACGAGTGCCGACATTTTCTCAACCGTGGCCCAGGCCTGACGGGGCCTAGCTTGAACCAAGAAATGTCTGATCCGCGCCGATGACAACGACGAGCAGCCAGGCCACGACGCCCTCCCTGCTGCGTTGTCTCCATGACGTGACAACGGCGGAACAGGCTCTGGATCGCCTCGCCAAGCGCACCACGGGAGAGGCGCAGCAACAGGCTGCGGGCACCGTTGAGCAGATCCTTTCTCAAGTCAAAGACCAAGGCGACCGGGCCCTGATTGAGCTCACCGAACGCTTCGATCGCTTCCGTCCCGAGCCGCTGCAGGTGGCCCCAGAGCAACTGGCCCAAGCCTGGGAGCAAACAGGCGCAGACCTGCGCGACGCACTCGAGCTGGCACACCGCCGCATTCAGGACTTTCACCAGCGACAAAAGCCCCAAGACCTGGAGATCGAAG contains these protein-coding regions:
- a CDS encoding DNA-directed RNA polymerase subunit gamma translates to MTNSNLRTENHFDYVKITLASPDRVMEWGQRTLPNGQVVGEVTKPETINYRTLKPEMDGLFCEKIFGPSKDWECHCGKYKRVRHRGIVCERCGVEVTESRVRRHRMGFIKLAAPVSHVWYLKGIPSYVAILLDMPLRDVEQIVYFNCYTVLDPGDHKDLKYKQLLTEDEWLEIEDEIYAEDSEIENEPVVGIGAEALKQLLEDLNLEEVAEQLREEIAGSKGQKRAKLIKRLRVIDNFIATNARPEWMVLDVIPVIPPDLRPMVQLDGGRFATSDLNDLYRRVINRNNRLARLQEILAPEIIVRNEKRMLQEAVDALIDNGRRGRTVVGANNRPLKSLSDIIEGKQGRFRQNLLGKRVDYSGRSVIVVGPKLKMHQCGLPKEMAIELFQPFVIHRLIRQNIVNNIKAAKKLIQRADDEVMQVLQEVIDGHPILLNRAPTLHRLGIQAFEPKLVDGRAIQLHPLVCPAFNADFDGDQMAVHVPLAIEAQTEARMLMLASNNILSPATGEPIITPSQDMVLGAYYLTALQPDAKTVEFGDRGRTFSGLEDVIHAHADNRVGLHEWVWVRFNGEVDDDDDRDEPIKAETLSDGTRMEQWTYRRDRFDEDGALISRYILTTVGRVVMNHTIIDAVAAT
- a CDS encoding DNA-directed RNA polymerase subunit beta' — protein: MTSTPSKSRKSSKGSKGSKASKAAKAAEAAAASKALAKTPPPFRNRVVDKKGLKNLVAWAYKHHGTAATSSMADQLKDLGFKYATQAAVSISVDDLKVPEAKQDLLGQAEELITATEESYRLGEITEVERHTKVIDTWTETNERLVDAVKKNFNQNDPLNSVWMMANSGARGNMSQVRQLVGMRGLMANPQGEIIDLPIRTNFREGLTVTEYVISSYGARKGLVDTALRTADSGYLTRRLVDVAQDVIVREDDCGTTRSIMVKAEDGKYGSRLVGRLTADQVVNSDGEVLAERNTEIDPPLSQRFEKAGVPAVMVRSPLTCEANRSVCRKCYGWALAHNELVDLGEAVGIIAAQSIGEPGTQLTMRTFHTGGVSTAETGVVRSKVEGTVEFGSKARVRPYRTPHGVNAEQAEVDFTLTIKPSGKGKAQKIEITNGSLLFVDNGQQIDADVTVAQISAGAVKKSVEKATKDVICDLAGQVRYEQVIQPREVTDRQGNITRKASRLGRMWVLAGDVYNLPPNAKPVVKPGASVSEGQVLAEASQSSEYGGDVRLRDSLGDSREVQIVTTAMTLKDFKLLGESTHAGEIWNLEAKDGTRYRLNTIPGSKIGSGEVVAELADDRFRTQTGGLVRFATGLAIKKARSAKNGYEVNKGGTMLWIPQETHEINKDISLLMIEDGQWIEAGTEVVKDIFSQTAGIVTVTQKNDILREIIVRSGSFHLCTEKKALERFEGDGVMVNPGEAIAKGIKSDAMVFVQTVETPEGKGLLLRPVEEYTIPNEAQLPELGHVKQPNGPHLGLKATQRLAFKDNELVKSVEGVELLKTQLSLETFDTTPQMTVDVERVPDKRAKTIERLQLVILESILVRRDTMSDSSHGSTHTELQVEDGQSIKAADVVATTQILCKQEGVAQMPEELDDEPVRRLIVERDEDTTTISTSGTPSVTVGQRVVDGDELCAGQPAGCCGEIEKVDSNSVTMRLGRPYMISPESLLHVRDGDLVQRGDGLALLVFERQKTGDIVQGLPRIEELLEARRPRESAILCKKPGTVEIKQGEDDENTVVTVIEADDAIGEYPILLGRNVMVSDGQQVRAGELLTDGPINPHELLECFFEDLRSRKPLMDAAQEAIANLQHRLVNEVQNVYKSQGVSIDDKHIEVIVRQMTSKVRVEDAGDTTLLPGELIELRQVEDTNQAMSITGGAPAEFTPVLLGITKASLNTDSFISAASFQETTRVLTEAAIEGKSDWLRGLKENVIIGRLIPAGTGFSGFEEELRAEAGPHPDILSEDPAGYRRMQNLRPDYTVDMPAAEATQAAAVLDDPSDADLEATRSRHGIEDKSTFAAFTRPDADNELKEEQVLDAEAVEGLQEEGLLSDE